One Hordeum vulgare subsp. vulgare chromosome 4H, MorexV3_pseudomolecules_assembly, whole genome shotgun sequence DNA window includes the following coding sequences:
- the LOC123446193 gene encoding ferroptosis suppressor protein 1-like: protein MLRCSGDRVVIVGGGIAGALLAKTLQNHADVVLIDPKEYFEIPWANLRAKVDPTVVERTVIPHADYLTDAKVVTAKAVGVDDSVVLTSIGRTVGYDFLVIATGRTCTRPQSRPDRLEMFHRDKDRIAAANSVLIIGGGPIGVELAAEIIMDSPDKRVTLVHGGPRLLMVMSPRASAKALEWLRSKNVTVLLDQTIDIDVVGTGDGYDGLREFTTSAGETVSADCHFVCTGRPVASGWLRDTFLGEYMDAEGRLVVDEHLRVGRLKNVFAIGDITDVPEAKQGYLAQRHAMVVSRNLRLLLKCDGPEHKLHRYKASKANITVTLGRRDAVSELPFMSLIGHIPGVVKPRDLYVSRTRRMMGIK, encoded by the exons ATGCTGCGCTGCAGCGGCGACCGCGTCGTCATTGTCGGCGGTGGCATCGCCGGCGCCCTCCTCGCCAAGACGCTCCAAAACCACGCCGACGTGGTCCTCATCGACCC GAAGGAGTACTTCGAGATCCCGTGGGCGAACTTGCGCGCCAAGGTGGACCCGACGGTGGTGGAGCGCACCGTGATCCCGCACGCGGACTACCTCACCGACGCCAAGGTAGTGACGGCCAAGGCGGTCGGCGTCGATGACTCCGTCGTTCTCACCTCCATCGGCCGCACCGTCGGCTACGACTTCCTGGTCATCGCCACGGGCCGCACATGCACCCGCCCCCAGAGCCGCCCCGACCGGCTCGAGATGTTCCACCGCGACAAGGACCGGATCGCCGCCGCTAACTCCGTGCTCATCATCGGCGGCGGGCCCATCGGGGTCGAACTCGCGGCGGAGATCATCATGGACAGCCCCGACAAGCGCGTCACCCTCGTCCACGGCGGGCCTCGGCTGCTCATGGTGATGAGCCCCCGCGCGTCGGCCAAGGCGCTCGAGTGGCTCCGCTCCAAGAACGTCACCGTGCTGCTGGACCAGACCATCGACATAGACGTCGTCGGCACCGGCGACGGTTACGACGGACTGCGCGAATTCACGACGTCCGCCGGGGAGACGGTGTCCGCCGACTGCCACTTCGTGTGCACGGGCCGGCCCGTCGCGTCCGGGTGGCTGCGGGACACGTTCCTCGGGGAATACATGGACGCCGAGGGCAGGCTGGTGGTGGACGAGCACCTGCGCGTGGGCAGGCTCAAGAATGTGTTCGCGATCGGCGACATCACCGACGTGCCGGAGGCGAAGCAGGGGTACCTGGCGCAAAGGCACGCCATGGTGGTGTCCAGGAACCTGCGGCTGCTGCTCAAGTGCGACGGGCCGGAACATAAGCTGCACCGATACAAGGCATCCAAGGCCAACATCACCGTCACGCTCGGCCGCCGCGACGCCGTGTCGGAGCTGCCCTTCATGTCGCTCATCGGCCACATCCCCGGCGTCGTCAAGCCACGGGACCTCTACGTGTCGCGGACGCGAAGGATGATGGGGATAAAGTAG